A region of Anopheles merus strain MAF chromosome 2R, AmerM5.1, whole genome shotgun sequence DNA encodes the following proteins:
- the LOC121589327 gene encoding open rectifier potassium channel protein 1, giving the protein MTPKEWFALLLFYAAYLFMGASVFYHVENDLETERRAEELAERIEINEMLVRYLSPEDMELQRKLIGRLDEYCGSRVTNYTEDEYEPPYVWDFYHSFYFAFIICSTVGYGNISPHNTFGRIFLIFYALIGLPVNGFFFAYVGEFWARGFVRLYRRYKAYKLSANAGYAPRRISFIGQIVLYLIPGVIVFIFAPACVFTYFEQWPYDVSVYYSFVTLTTIGFGDYAASFQPSQQHEFGSLFTVYKIFIIFWFFAGIGYIFMILGFIAKGISHKKIQQLEKLVASNLKETQHRVWNGVTKDISYLRRILNEVYMLKFKPVYEEPSDRWLSLSKSRSSSCPELSMYRPPEQPTIRRKRANSESALVFAATKPLDGGSLVRRLSDTDLNRINREKTFGVQALVQPAELLARVVTALGNITANQDDNQSFLERASLNAGVNCFSDSQILASERTWSGWSMSGSDKSAYLTAPPMRPRAASDIGVPAHLSSQDANEWTWSGGDNSQIQEILQVRQKVKQKDNLLRAALSNNVNFDSSLTINMPPTGRESKASAVNRSVLQRLNPFRKRSKQLAPADIETAPGLESYLAATGKGRRSMFNLPTSSYLSATSRGRGSILSMPPQDEHLLETTTIGDLLRALELMHTDTVTAGAGQHRGSVGTGEQQATTLHRAGRHQSQPFAGGPSNLPSLLTLFTPPIEAGGSRRGSLKPPLGRTGSADSAPSVLRRPSFRPTNPPSYSATVSGSPAGGGSPTLGIIGPSPTPIRRRFSVRPSNLAYPPGHCPRPPAGPTGGPELPGSPHISSSSQSLHNLPTTTLQRRLSSRPSPLATHQSSHLTVPSAGGTAGVAPGGPQGQFRWRPNLIRSDSDQSTAVSGLTVPNSGRNRHSSLSNLFDEKR; this is encoded by the exons ATGACACCGAAGGAGTGGTTCGCTTTGCTCCTGTTCTACGCGGCGTACCTCTTCATGGGCGCCAGCGTGTTCTATCATGTCGAAAACGACCTGGAGACGGAGCGGCGAGCCGAAGAGTTGGCCGAGCGGATCGAAATTAATG AAATGCTCGTTCGCTACTTGTCACCGGAAGATATGGAACTGCAGCGCAAACTGATCGGCCGGCTGGACGAATACTGCGGCAGCAGGGTGACCAACTATACCGAGGACGAGTATGAACCACCGTACGTGTGGGATTTTTATCATTCCTTTTACTTCGCCTTTATCATTTGCTCTACCGTCG GTTACGGTAACATCTCGCCGCACAACACGTTCGGGCGCatctttttaatattttacgcGCTGATCGGTCTCCCGGTGAATGGGTTCTTCTTTGCGTACGTCGGCGAGTTCTGGGCCCGCGGG TTTGTGCGGCTGTACCGGCGCTACAAGGCGTATAAATTATCCGCCAACGCCGGGTACGCACCGCGGCGCATCAGCTTCATCGGGCAGATCGTGCTGTACCTGATACCGGGCGTGATCGTGTTCATCTTTGCGCCGGCGTGCGTCTTTACGTACTTCGAGCAGTGGCCGTACGACGTGTCGGTGTACTACTCGTTCGTCACGCTGACGACGATCGGATTTGGCGACTATGCCGCCTCGTTCCAGCCGTCCCAGCAGCACGAGTTCGGTTCGCTGTTTACCGTGTACAAGATATTCATCATCTTTTGGTTCTTCGCTGGCATCGGGTACATCTTTATGATATTGGGCTTTATTGCGAA AGGCATATCGCACAAAAAGATTCAACAGCTGGAAAAGCTGGTCGCTTCCAACCTGAAGGAAACGCAGCACCGTGTGTGGAACGGAGTTACCAAAGACATTAGTTACCTGCGTAGGATTCTCAACGAGGTGTATATGCTAAAGTTTAAG CCCGTGTACGAGGAACCTTCGGACCGGTGGTTAAGCCTGTCGAAAAGCAGATCAAGCTCGTGCCCGGAGCTGTCGATGTACCGGCCGCCGGAACAGCCCACCATTCGGCGCAAGCGCGCCAACTCGGAAAGTGCTCTCGTGTTTGCAGCGACAAAGCCGTTGGACGGTGGATCGCTGGTGCGCCGTCTCTCTGACACCGACCTGAACCGTATCAATCGGGAGAAAACGTTCGGCGTGCAGGCACTGGTACAGCCGGCCGAGCTGCTGGCGCGCGTCGTAACCGCGCTGGGCAACATTACCGCCAACCAGGACGACAATCAGAGCTTCCTCGAGCGAGCCTCGCTGAACGCGGGCGTCAACTGCTTTTCCGACTCGCAGATACTGGCCAGCGAGCGCACCTGGTCCGGCTGGTCGATGAGCGGGTCGGACAAGAGCGCCTACCTGACGGCACCGCCGATGCGGCCGCGGGCCGCATCCGACATTGGCGTTCCGGCGCATCTTAGCTCACag GATGCGAACGAGTGGACGTGGAGCGGCGGAGACAACAGCCAGATACAGGAGATCCTCCAAGTACGCCAGAAGGTAAAGCAGAAGGACAATCTGCTGCGGGCCGCCCTCTCCAACAACGTCAACTTTGACTCGAGCCTCACCATCAACATGCCACCGACCGGCCGGGAAAGCAAAGCGTCGGCCGTCAACCGGAGCGTGCTGCAGCGATTGAACCCGTTCCGCAAGCGCTCCAAGCAGCTCGCCCCGGCCGACATCGAAACGGCTCCCGGCCTCGAGTCGTACCTTGCCGCCACCGGCAAGGGGCGCCGCTCGATGTTTAACCTGCCCACCTCGTCCTACCTGAGCGCGACGTCGCGCGGGCGCGGCAGCATCCTCTCGATGCCGCCGCAGGACGAGCATCTTCTCGAAACGACCACCATCGGCGATCTGCTGCGCGCGCTCGAGCTAATGCACACGGACACGGTGACGGCCGGTGCCGGCCAGCACCGGGGAAGCGTCGGCACGGGCGAGCAGCAGGCCACAACACTGCACCGGGCGGGCCGCCATCAGTCGCAACCGTTCGCCGGCGGGCCGAGCAATCTGCCGTCGCTGCTGACCCTGTTCACGCCGCCGATCGAGGCGGGCGGGTCGCGCCGTGGCTCGCTGAAGCCGCCGCTCGGTCGCACCGGCAGTGCCGATTCGGCCCCCTCCGTCCTGCGGCGACCCTCGTTCCGTCCAACGAATCCACCCTCCTACTCGGCCACGGTGTCCGGGTCGCCGGCCGGTGGCGGCAGCCCGACGCTCGGCATTATCGGCCCGTCGCCCACACCGATCCGGCGCCGGTTCAGCGTCCGGCCCTCGAACCTGGCCTATCCGCCGGGGCACTGTCCGCGGCCGCCAGCCGGGCCTACCGGTGGGCCCGAGCTGCCCGGCTCGCCGCACATCAGCTCGTCGTCCCAGTCGCTGCACAATCTGCCGACGACGACGCTCCAGCGCCGGCTGTCGTCCCGTCCGAGCCCGCTCGCTACCCACCAATCGTCCCATCTGACCGTCCCATCGGCCGGTGGCACGGCTGGCGTCGCACCGGGCGGACCCCAGGGCCAGTTCCGCTGGCGGCCGAATCTGATACGCTCGGACTCGGACCAATCGACGGCGGTCAGTGGGCTGACCGTGCCAAACAGTGGCCGCAACCGGCACAGCAGCCTGTCCAATCTGTTCGACGAGAAGCGTTAG